One Megalopta genalis isolate 19385.01 chromosome 11, iyMegGena1_principal, whole genome shotgun sequence genomic region harbors:
- the Rpn5 gene encoding regulatory particle non-ATPase 5 — MEVDYSSVCEVKIPEYKKLARNGMLFYALGQLLALEKQTRTAEEMACTSQILVAIVQICMEAQNWEALNEYIVLLSKRRSQLKQAVTKMVQECCTYVDKMPDKETMIKLIETLRTVTEGKIYVEVERARLTHRLAKIKEEDGDISGAAAVMLELQVETYGSMSRLEKASLILEQMRLCLAKKDFMRTQIIAKKINVKFFKDDDDEETQSLKLKYYDLMMELARHESWHLELCRHNRAVLETPAVRDDPKRRHTALSRAVLYLVLAPHEPEQADLTHRLLADKLLDEILTYKELLRLFVNPELIKWSGLCEIYEKDLRATEVFSPSTEEGRKRWADLRNRVVEHNIRIMAKYYTKITLTRMAELLDLPVKETEACLCNLVETGVINARTDRLAGVVRFTGTQEPAALLDAWAASLSKLMSLVNHTTHLIHQEEMLAVAQS, encoded by the exons ATGGAAGTAGATTACAGCAGTGTCTGTGAAGTTAAAATTCCCGAGTACAAAAAATTGGCTCGCAACGGGATGTTGTTCTATGCTTTGGGTCAATTGCTTGCTTTAGAAAAACAGACACGAACG GCAGAAGAAATGGCATGTACTTCCCAAATTCTAGTGGCCATCGTTCAAATTTGTATGGAAGCACAAAACTGGGAAGCTCTGAATGAATACATCGTTTTGTTGTCCAAAAGGCGTTCTCAGTTAAAACAAGCGGTTACAAAAATGGTCCAGGAATGTTGTACTTATGTAGATAAAATGCCCGATAAGGAAACTATGATTAAATTAATAGAAACCTTGCGTACGGTAACCGAAGGAAAG ATCTACGTGGAAGTCGAAAGAGCAAGGCTTACTCATCGCTTGGCAAAGATCAAAGAGGAGGACGGCGATATTTCTGGTGCTGCGGCGGTTATGCTAGAATTACAA GTTGAAACATACGGCAGTATGTCGCGTTTGGAAAAGGCCTCTCTAATATTGGAGCAAATGAGATTGTGTTTAGCTAAAAAGGACTTTATGCGTACTCAAATAATAGCTAAGAAGATAAACGTGAAATTTTTCAAGgatgacgacgacgaagagACACAATCTCTTAAATTGAAATATTACGA TCTTATGATGGAACTTGCCCGTCACGAGAGCTGGCACTTGGAATTGTGCAGACACAATCGTGCGGTGTTGGAAACACCAGCTGTTCGAGACGACCCCAAAAGACGGCATACCGCTTTATCGCGAGCAGTTTTATATCTCGTTCTTGCTCCGCACGAACCAGAACAGGCAGACTTGACCCACAGATTGCTTGCGGATAAACTTCTCGACGAAATACTAACATACAA AGAGCTGTTACGACTGTTTGTGAATCCAGAATTGATCAAATGGTCCGGACTTTGTGAAATCTATGAAAAAGACTTGAGAGCGACCGAAGTTTTCAGTCCTTCGACCGAGGAGGGTCGTAAACGATGGGCCGATCTTCGAAACAGAGTTGTCGAACAT AATATTCGGATCATGGCAAAGTACTACACAAAAATCACGTTAACGCGTATGGCAGAGTTGTTGGACCTACCGGTTAAAGAAACTGAAGCATGTCTTTGTAATTTGGTGGAAACCGGCGTGATAAATGCCCGTACGGATCGACTGGCTGGTGTAGTCCGTTTCACCGGAACTCAGGAACCAGCTGCTCTATTAGATGCTTGGGCAGCTTCGTTGTCAAAATTAATGAGCCTTGTTAATCATACCACTCATTTAATTCATCAAGAAGAAATGTTGGCCGTTGCTCAATCCTAA
- the LOC117226372 gene encoding uncharacterized protein LOC117226372 isoform X1 produces MATLFESSFLSSRLHRIEERYEEPANTFGKCDSISYRYLFLSVFLFAIGTAITTLGDLGEKWFIGPMFICSGFMVAVKCMLYLRRKSVIQMISRQRQLFMDCIDSRLIQHRIHESTGTRVMEPISSTTSGLEGGLPSYEVVVQEVPELPPPSYAEALEVISNKTLVNDAKSSRGTISDGNVAVTENTREKP; encoded by the exons ATGGCTACACTTTTCGAAAGCTCGTTTTTATCGAGCAGACTGCATCGCATCGAAGAACGATACGAAGAACCGGCAAACACTTTTGGCAAATGCGACTCCATTAGCTATAGGTATCTTTTCCTGAGTGTCTTCCTATTCGCCATTGGTACCGCTATCACTACTTTGGGCGACCTCGGCGAGAAATGGTTCATCGGCCCAATGTTTATTTGTTCCGGATTTATGGTGGCTGTCAAATGTATGCTCTACCTCCGAAGAAAATCCGTCATACAAATGATCTCTCGTCAACGACAGTTGTTTATG GATTGCATAGATTCTCGATTGATTCAGCATAGGATACATGAATCGACCGGTACGCGTGTCATGGAACCAATCAGTTCAACAACGTCGGGACTCGAAGGCGGATTGCCCTCGTACGAGGTAGTCGTTCAAGAAGTTCCAGAATTACCCCCGCCGTCTTACGCAGAAGCATTAGAAGTGATTTCCAACAAAACTCTTGTCAACG ATGCAAAATCGAGTCGTGGAACGATATCCGATGGGAATGTTGCCGTAACCGAAAATACCAGAGAAAAACCGTGA
- the FoxK gene encoding forkhead box K isoform X1: MSTYSRTQESDAWALLALKSAPASPTKMQWNPEAKGAPIARLEGREFEYMVRQRRITIGRNSSKGEVDVNMGHSSFISRRHLEIFYDHPFFFMICNGKNGVFVDGVFQRKGAPAFQLPKTCTFRFPSTNIRLVFQSLVDEQEQSSVRVPSPPKQRAPLPPLRINIPDTGYSSPFPSPTGTISAANSCPASPRAGQGRRNISADLQMVAVYAAAVANDPQNSSLERHDGGQSSSRQISPEPSIETRYRTGGSNGPNGTTAHCSPPKDDSKPPYSYAQLIVQAIASATDKQLTLSGIYSYITKNYPYYRTADKGWQNSIRHNLSLNRYFIKVPRSQEEPGKGSFWRIDPQSEAKLIEQAFRRRRQRGVPCFRAPFGLSSRSAPASPSHVGISGLMTPECLSREASPGPESYPDSSVPSPAGQLNSQSAPGSPGHPYAPSNQTSHKGRLMQQITVVTNGVTGDASREDKYVVSGNVTEEHSLSPAGQYSPAPVIVQTTYNYSGSFIGPDAGVGVAKRSHEESDSSPGSPAPLAIVESPEPLEHQQPQSKRQRVHEMDDH, encoded by the exons ATGTCTACGTACTCTCGTACTCAGGAGAGCGACGCGTGGGCCCTTCTGGCACTGAAGTCGGCACCGGCCAGTCCGACGAAGATGCAGTGGAACCCGGAGGCAAAAGGTGCACCGATTGCACGGCTCGAGGGTCGCGAATTCGAGTACATGGTTAGACAACGACGTATCACTATCGGGCGTAACAGCAGCAAGGGTGAGGTCGACGTCAACATGGGCCACTCCAGCTTTATCTCGCGACGACACCTCGAAATTTTCTACGATCACCCTTTTTTCTTTATGATCTGCAACGGTAAAAACGGTGTTTTCGTCGATGGAGTTTTCCAGCGAAAGGGCGCGCCAGCCTTTCAATTACCAAAGAC GTGCACATTCAGATTCCCAAGTACAAATATAAGACTGGTATTTCAGTCGTTGGTGGACGAGCAAGAGCAGAGTAGCGTGCGTGTACCTTCTCCTCCGAAACAAAGGGCGCCGTTACCACCTTTACGTATTAATATACCAGATACAGGGTATAGCAGTCCGTTTCCCTCTCCAACCGGTACTATCAGTGCCGCTAATTCTTGTCCTGCTAGTCCACGTGCCGGTCAGGGGAGGAGAAACATTTCGGCCGATCTACAAATGGTGGCAGTGTACGCGGCTGCCGTTGCCAACGACCCACAGAATTCCAGTTTAGAAAGGCACGACGGAGGACAGAGCTCGAGCAGGCAGATAAGTCCCGAACCAAGCATCGAGACTCGTTACAGAACAGGAGGTAGCAATGGCCCGAATGGAACAACCGCTCATTGTAGTCCTCCGAAAGATGATTCCAAGCCACCGTATTCGTACGCGCAATTAATCGTTCAAGCAATAGCATCCGCGACGGATAAGCAGCTCACTTTATCCGGCATTTACTCGTATATCACCAAGAATTATCCATACTATAGAACCGCCGATAAAGGCTGGCAAAACTCCATAAGGCATAATCTTTCGTTGAATCGTTATTTCATCAAAGTGCCAAGAAGCCAAGAGGAACCGGGGAAAGGATCTTTTTGGAGAATAGATCCTCAGTCGGAAGCTAAACTCATAGAGCAAGCTTTCAGACGAAGAAGACAACGCGGCGTTCCCTGTTTTCGGGCACCTTTCGGTCTTTCATCCAG GAGCGCCCCCGCTTCGCCGTCTCACGTAGGAATCAGTGGGCTAATGACACCAGAATGTCTGAGCAGAGAAGCCTCTCCAGGGCCAGAATCTTACCCAGATAGTTCCGTACCTTCACCGGCTGGTCAATTGAACAGTCAGTCGGCGCCAGGATCGCCAGGACATCCGTACGCGCCTTCGAATCAGACGTCGCATAAAGGTCGACTGATGCAACAAATTACCGTCGTGACGAACGGTGTTACCGGTGACGCGTCAAGAGAAG ACAAGTACGTTGTATCCGGAAACGTTACAGAGGAGCATTCTCTTTCTCCAGCTGGTCAGTACAGTCCGGCTCCTGTTATTGTACAAACCACATATAATTACAG CGGAAGCTTTATCGGTCCCGACGCAGGCGTCGGAGTCGCGAAACGCTCGCACGAGGAATCGGATAGTTCTCCAGGCTCACCGGCACCACTCGCTATCGTGGAAAGTCCCGAACCACTCGAACATCAGCAGCCTCAGTCGAAACGTCAACGCGTTCACGAAATGGACGACCACTGA
- the LOC117226372 gene encoding uncharacterized protein LOC117226372 isoform X2 translates to MATLFESSFLSSRLHRIEERYEEPANTFGKCDSISYRYLFLSVFLFAIGTAITTLGDLGEKWFIGPMFICSGFMVAVKCMLYLRRKSVIQMISRQRQLFMHRIHESTGTRVMEPISSTTSGLEGGLPSYEVVVQEVPELPPPSYAEALEVISNKTLVNDAKSSRGTISDGNVAVTENTREKP, encoded by the exons ATGGCTACACTTTTCGAAAGCTCGTTTTTATCGAGCAGACTGCATCGCATCGAAGAACGATACGAAGAACCGGCAAACACTTTTGGCAAATGCGACTCCATTAGCTATAGGTATCTTTTCCTGAGTGTCTTCCTATTCGCCATTGGTACCGCTATCACTACTTTGGGCGACCTCGGCGAGAAATGGTTCATCGGCCCAATGTTTATTTGTTCCGGATTTATGGTGGCTGTCAAATGTATGCTCTACCTCCGAAGAAAATCCGTCATACAAATGATCTCTCGTCAACGACAGTTGTTTATG CATAGGATACATGAATCGACCGGTACGCGTGTCATGGAACCAATCAGTTCAACAACGTCGGGACTCGAAGGCGGATTGCCCTCGTACGAGGTAGTCGTTCAAGAAGTTCCAGAATTACCCCCGCCGTCTTACGCAGAAGCATTAGAAGTGATTTCCAACAAAACTCTTGTCAACG ATGCAAAATCGAGTCGTGGAACGATATCCGATGGGAATGTTGCCGTAACCGAAAATACCAGAGAAAAACCGTGA
- the FoxK gene encoding forkhead box K isoform X2, translating into MSTYSRTQESDAWALLALKSAPASPTKMQWNPEAKGAPIARLEGREFEYMVRQRRITIGRNSSKGEVDVNMGHSSFISRRHLEIFYDHPFFFMICNGKNGVFVDGVFQRKGAPAFQLPKTCTFRFPSTNIRLVFQSLVDEQEQSSVRVPSPPKQRAPLPPLRINIPDTGYSSPFPSPTGTISAANSCPASPRAGQGRRNISADLQMVAVYAAAVANDPQNSSLERHDGGQSSSRQISPEPSIETRYRTGGSNGPNGTTAHCSPPKDDSKPPYSYAQLIVQAIASATDKQLTLSGIYSYITKNYPYYRTADKGWQNSIRHNLSLNRYFIKVPRSQEEPGKGSFWRIDPQSEAKLIEQAFRRRRQRGVPCFRAPFGLSSRSAPASPSHVGISGLMTPECLSREASPGPESYPDSSVPSPAGQLNSQSAPGSPGHPYAPSNQTSHKGRLMQQITVVTNGVTGDASREDFV; encoded by the exons ATGTCTACGTACTCTCGTACTCAGGAGAGCGACGCGTGGGCCCTTCTGGCACTGAAGTCGGCACCGGCCAGTCCGACGAAGATGCAGTGGAACCCGGAGGCAAAAGGTGCACCGATTGCACGGCTCGAGGGTCGCGAATTCGAGTACATGGTTAGACAACGACGTATCACTATCGGGCGTAACAGCAGCAAGGGTGAGGTCGACGTCAACATGGGCCACTCCAGCTTTATCTCGCGACGACACCTCGAAATTTTCTACGATCACCCTTTTTTCTTTATGATCTGCAACGGTAAAAACGGTGTTTTCGTCGATGGAGTTTTCCAGCGAAAGGGCGCGCCAGCCTTTCAATTACCAAAGAC GTGCACATTCAGATTCCCAAGTACAAATATAAGACTGGTATTTCAGTCGTTGGTGGACGAGCAAGAGCAGAGTAGCGTGCGTGTACCTTCTCCTCCGAAACAAAGGGCGCCGTTACCACCTTTACGTATTAATATACCAGATACAGGGTATAGCAGTCCGTTTCCCTCTCCAACCGGTACTATCAGTGCCGCTAATTCTTGTCCTGCTAGTCCACGTGCCGGTCAGGGGAGGAGAAACATTTCGGCCGATCTACAAATGGTGGCAGTGTACGCGGCTGCCGTTGCCAACGACCCACAGAATTCCAGTTTAGAAAGGCACGACGGAGGACAGAGCTCGAGCAGGCAGATAAGTCCCGAACCAAGCATCGAGACTCGTTACAGAACAGGAGGTAGCAATGGCCCGAATGGAACAACCGCTCATTGTAGTCCTCCGAAAGATGATTCCAAGCCACCGTATTCGTACGCGCAATTAATCGTTCAAGCAATAGCATCCGCGACGGATAAGCAGCTCACTTTATCCGGCATTTACTCGTATATCACCAAGAATTATCCATACTATAGAACCGCCGATAAAGGCTGGCAAAACTCCATAAGGCATAATCTTTCGTTGAATCGTTATTTCATCAAAGTGCCAAGAAGCCAAGAGGAACCGGGGAAAGGATCTTTTTGGAGAATAGATCCTCAGTCGGAAGCTAAACTCATAGAGCAAGCTTTCAGACGAAGAAGACAACGCGGCGTTCCCTGTTTTCGGGCACCTTTCGGTCTTTCATCCAG GAGCGCCCCCGCTTCGCCGTCTCACGTAGGAATCAGTGGGCTAATGACACCAGAATGTCTGAGCAGAGAAGCCTCTCCAGGGCCAGAATCTTACCCAGATAGTTCCGTACCTTCACCGGCTGGTCAATTGAACAGTCAGTCGGCGCCAGGATCGCCAGGACATCCGTACGCGCCTTCGAATCAGACGTCGCATAAAGGTCGACTGATGCAACAAATTACCGTCGTGACGAACGGTGTTACCGGTGACGCGTCAAGAGAAG ACTTTGTCTAG
- the LOC117225980 gene encoding uncharacterized protein LOC117225980 has translation MRAPTVSNSWGWGIFAFFLLVFATHSPAASRRADRDHCNKTVEIYDDVSSPAVTAANWGKPLFCSYRFRAYRSTPRDLILRVRFKKFKVGVLENATTCSGGYLQIVDGNAKTEVSNRKDPGVYCGESEQQQTFISETNFVRVFFHADNFTDQTYFSFDTRAEQQFEVYKRYGQHPELYPNRRGEIVPGSYCERVFKDCRLQTCYVQSPAYPGIYPRALHCKYRMNTRVPFIKLYIENEEFNIDGQRCENIMTCPMRPISSGSEHCPYDYIRVYDGKDESSPVIGTFCGMGKFPYSIIGTSEDLYVEFVSSPAGPLLNTGFHFNVDHWPGHVETAGVRNGSCDWLLNSESLLTGNEGIFLSVAHWYPPHTSCTYLLKGRIGEIARLYFPSFRVNRIESPIQSYEGDCGESLTLYDADWPDDAKIIKTFCDTFSKPMEKHDFVSSSNALFVKFESKTGSYSGSSLYYWAHYDFFNATRFGEPVPGTECDEIFASWKTRSGRLRSPLNTLVYKRPGDPPADLSCVYTFLTDKRLYARVILTVESVSFKEHPYAQCGHCWDSRVDKLIIKEPTVAVPGEQPFYQNHQQQSQQSRQSQQYQHQQHQQQQSQYQLQQQQPQPQQQQQQQQQQQQPQQQSQYQYQYQYQHQHQHQQSQQQDLGADKGGHCICRSGPGVDGKPVARVISRGEKLELKLLVDGTHSAASYFKHHLPLFEAKYEFAHSPLCGPAVLEATTNGEVEFPHYEALGYVAPPRSIKCIWELRVNRDRDVWLHFDKIKFASRSCEDGKLEIFLPGDPDPFLGICGENISSALNTPIISEAQISPTRVRTSGERGSGPSSGTGTGPGSGSGSGSSYGYGYSYGYGYNYENQQTPSQTQTQQPIGASPEKASLTPNEESEWPFVIIQFTGSMAPARAAFKIAWTELYHLPRDNSGALNTQKLEEVCGFRCPGDVGCIPTRLVCNGVVNCPSPEPRSGFRKTNNGTGLLAIAEEPNDESSETCGADVLGARGNKAGSGNGVGGLASVVGSAGWAGAGLGAALAVLLGLVCLITVCKICRRRSTPRNIHVPY, from the exons ATGCGTGCGCCAACGGTATCGAACAGTTGGGGCTGGGGAATTTTCGCTTTCTTTCTGCTCGTCTTTGCCACCCATAGTCCTGCCGCGAGCCGCAGAG CGGATCGCGATCACTGCAACAAGACCGTAGAAATATACGATGACGTATCGAGTCCAGCTGTAACCGCAGCGAATTGGGGAAAGCCTTTGTTTTGCTCGTATCGTTTCCGCGCGTATCGCTCGACACCGCGGGACTTGATTTTACGTGTTCGCTTCAAAAAGTTCAAAGTTGGCGTGCTCGAGAACGCCACCACTTGTTCCGGGGGTTACTTGCAG ATCGTCGATGGGAACGCGAAGACGGAGGTGAGCAACCGAAAAGACCCCGGAGTCTATTGCGGTGAATCGGAACAACAGCAGACCTTCATTTCCGAGACAAATTTCGTTCGAGTGTTCTTTCACGCGGACAACTTCACCGATCAAACCTACTTCAGTTTCGATACTCGAGCGGAGCAACAGTTCGAAGTGTACAAGCGATATGGGCAACATCCGGAATTGTATCCGAATCGCAGGGGCGAGATCGTTCCGGGGAGTTACTGCGAGCGGGTCTTCAAAGACTGTCGGCTGCAAACGTGCTACGTGCAGAGCCCGGCCTATCCGGGCATTTATCCGCGCGCGTTGCACTGCAAGTACCGAATGAACACGCGGGTACCGTTCATAAAGCTTTACATCGAGAACGAGGAGTTCAACATCGACGGGCAGAGATGCGAGAACATCATGACTTGCCCGATGAGACCGATAAGTTCCGGATCGGAGCACTGCCCGTACGATTACATACGCGTCTACGACGGCAAAGACGAGAGCAGCCCGGTGATCGGCACTTTCTGCGGCATGGGAAAATTTCCGTACAGCATAATCGGCACCAGCGAAGACTTGTACGTCGAGTTCGTCTCGTCGCCGGCCGGGCCGCTTCTGAACACCGGATTCCACTTCAATGTGGACCACTGGCCGGGCCACGTGGAAACGGCCGGCGTTCGGAACGGTAGCTGCGACTGGCTGCTGAACAGCGAATCCCTGCTGACCGGCAACGAAGGAATATTTCTCTCGGTGGCTCACTGGTATCCGCCGCACACCAGCTGCACCTATCTGCTCAAGGGTCGGATCGGCGAGATCGCTAGACTCTACTTTCCCAGTTTCCGCGTGAATCGCATCGAGTCGCCGATACAATCTTACGAAGGCGATTGCGGCGAGAGCCTGACTCTCTACGACGCGGACTGGCCGGACGACGCGAAGATCATCAAAACGTTTTGCGACACGTTCAGCAAGCCGATGGAGAAACACGACTTCGTGTCGAGCTCGAACGCTCTGTTCGTGAAATTCGAGAGCAAAACGGGCAGCTATTCCGGCAGCTCTCTCTACTATTGGGCGCACTACGATTTCTTCAACGCGACGAGGTTCGGCGAGCCCGTTCCCGGAACGGAGTGCGACGAGATTTTCGCCTCGTGGAAAACGCGTTCCGGTCGACTGCGGTCCCCGCTGAACACTCTGGTCTACAAACGGCCGGGCGATCCGCCCGCCGATCTCTCCTGCGTTTATACCTTCCTCACGGACAAACGGCTGTACGCCCGCGTCATTCTCACCGTAGAGTCGGTCTCCTTCAAAGAACATCCGTACGCGCAATGCGGGCATTGTTGGGACAGTCGCGTCGACAAATTGATCATCAAAGAACCGACAGTCGCGGTTCCCGGCGAGCAACCATTTTACCAAAATCACCAGCAACAGTCTCAACAGTCGCGTCAGTCGCAACAGTACCAGCACCAGcagcatcaacaacaacaatcgCAGTACCAACTGCAGCAGCAGCAACCGCAAccgcaacagcagcagcagcaacaacagcaacaacaacaaccgcaaCAGCAGTCGCAGTATCAGTATCAGTATCAGTATCAGCATCAGCATCAGCATCAGCAATCGCAACAACAAGATCTTGGCGCCGACAAGGGCGGTCACTGCATCTGTCGATCGGGACCGGGCGTCGACGGAAAACCGGTGGCGCGCGTAATCTCGCGAGGAGAGAAGCTCGAGTTAAAATTATTGGTGGACGGAACGCATTCCGCGGCTAGTTATTTCAAGCATCACTTGCCGCTGTTCGAGGCGAAATACGAGTTTGCTCATAGCCCGTTGTGCGGACCCGCGGTTCTCGAAGCCACCACCAACGGCGAGGTCGAATTTCCGCATTACGAAGCGCTCGGATACGTCGCACCTCCTCGTTCCATCAAATGTATTTGGGAACTTCGCGTGAATCGGGATCGAGACGTGTGGCTGCACTTCGATAAAATTAAATTTGCCTCGAGGTCCTGCGAAGACGGGAAGCTCGAAATCTTTTTGCCCGGTGACCCGGATCCGTTTCTCGGGATATGCGGCGAGAACATTAGCTCTGCCCTGAACACGCCGATCATTTCGGAGGCACAGATTTCTCCGACACGAGTTCGAACGTCCGGCGAACGCGGTTCCGGGCCGAGCTCCGGTACCGGTACCGGACCCGGATCCGGATCGGGATCCGGATCCAGCTACGGTTACGGTTACAGTTACGGTTACGGTTACAATTACGAGAATCAGCAAACACCGTCGCAGACTCAAACGCAACAGCCGATAGGTGCGTCGCCCGAAAAGGCGTCCTTGACTCCGAACGAGGAATCGGAATGGCCTTTCGTGATCATCCAGTTCACCGGTTCGATGGCCCCGGCGAGAGCCGCTTTCAAGATCGCCTGGACGGAGCTGTATCATTTGCCCCGCGACAACTCGGGAGCTTTGAACACGCAGAAGCTGGAAGAGGTGTGCGGGTTTCGGTGTCCTGGCGACGTCGGCTGCATACCTACGAGATTGGTCTGCAACGGAGTGGTCAACTGCCCGTCGCCGGAACCCAGGTCCGGCTTTCGAAAGACGAACAACGGTACCGGTTTATTGGCGATAGCGGAGGAACCGAACGACGAATCGAGCGAAACTTGCGGAGCCGACGTGCTCGGTGCTCGCGGGAACAAGGCTGGATCCGGTAACGGTGTCGGCGGTCTCGCCAGCGTCGTCGGTTCCGCCGGATGGGCCGGCGCCGGTCTGGGCGCCGCTCTCGCGGTGCTACTCGGTCTCGTATGTTTGATCACCGTTTGCAAGATTTGCAGGCGTCGCTCCACACCGAGAAACATTCACGTACCCTATTGA